TTTCCCTAATTTCCATCGCACTCGTTTCCCGCGCCAGGACGACACGATGAAGGCCCTCTTCCTTCCAGAACTGAACTGCCTTCCAGTTGGACAGCGATTGCTGTGTGCTTAAATGTATTTCCAGCTTTGGAGCTGCCGTTTTGCACGTTTCTATAATTAACGGATCAGCGACAATAATCCCGGTTATTCCCGCTTTTTCAAGGTCTTTCAAATAGTCTTCAAGACCGTCTATATTCTCCTCATGAGCAAAAATATTCGTTGTAACATAAATTTTTGCGCCGTATGCTTTTGCAAATTTCACACCTTCTGCCATCTCTTCGATTGAAAAGTTGTCAGCGTTGGAGCGGAGACCATACTCACGACCACCAATAAAAACAGCATCTGCCCCGTAATGGACGGCAATTTTTAATTTTTCCAGGTTGCCGGCAGGCGCAAGAAGCTCTGGCTTTTTTGTTATGACTCTTTTTCCATTAACGACAGAAGAAATTTGATCCTTCACTGCTGTCATTTTATCCCCTCCTTCGTTTAATATACGGTTTCCTTAAAGAAAAATCCTGTATCTATATTTCTGTTTACTGGTTGAATCGATTCGATTTTTTCGACCCAAGCATCTTTTCGATTCTCATATTCATCAGGATCGGCCATGTATAGGTCGATTGCTTCGCGATACATGCGGGTAACCTCAAGCAGATAGTCATGTGATTTTAAAATCCCGTCGATTTTAAAGGAGTCGATTCCCGCATCGATAAAGTCCCCGAGTTCGTCAATCATGCACACATCATTCGGACTCATAATATGTGTGCCATTAACATCCTCAAAAATCGGGTATTTGTAATTCCGTTCTTTATCGTGAAGGAACATTCCAGATTCCTTTTTATCGCCTTCGATATTCATTGTTTTTCCTTGATATTCAAAATAGTTTCCAATTAGGGAGCGTTTTGACTGAAACATGCATGTCATACCGTGTACTTGAATTTCGATTTCCACTTCTGCCTTTTCTTTGATTTCCAAAACACTGTCCAGGCTGAGTTCTTTCGCTAGAACAGCCCTCTTAGCCCCTTTTTTCCCCCAATAATTGCAAGAAAAATGATTGGTTCCCGTTGTTTCTGTGCTCCAATGAAGCGGCATATCAGGAGCTG
This window of the Bacillus gobiensis genome carries:
- a CDS encoding peptidase U32 family protein; translated protein: MKTTPELLVTPAKAEQISSLIKAGATAFLIGEQKFGLRLAGEFPKEEITKAVQLAHQGGAKIFAAMNAIFHNDMVPELGSYLSFLKEAGVDEVVFGDPAVLMEARESAPDMPLHWSTETTGTNHFSCNYWGKKGAKRAVLAKELSLDSVLEIKEKAEVEIEIQVHGMTCMFQSKRSLIGNYFEYQGKTMNIEGDKKESGMFLHDKERNYKYPIFEDVNGTHIMSPNDVCMIDELGDFIDAGIDSFKIDGILKSHDYLLEVTRMYREAIDLYMADPDEYENRKDAWVEKIESIQPVNRNIDTGFFFKETVY